The sequence TTCACTCTGAATCATATAATATCCAGTTCTGGCCGCATCCATGGTTATGCGAATATTTAATATATTCAAATTATTATACCTCCTATCAAATGTTTGCGACCAACGATCACTCCCGCCTATACCGGATATTTGGGGAACTCCAGGAAGTGGGATTGATCGATCGCGGGAGAAGGCTGGTACAGTGCCCCTTCACGTTCTCCATGCGGGGGTGTCCCGCGCTCAACAGCATCCGCTACCGGCGTGCGTTCTATGAAAGGAACCTCTCCCGGGCCAGTGATGACGCCCTTCGGTTCGTGCTGCTCCATGAGGAGGGGCATGTCAGGATGGGCTCTTCCCGGGTTTCCGCCCTCCTGGCACTGCCGTTTCTCCTGTACCTCATCCTGCTCCACCAGCCATTCCCACAGGTGGGCGGCCTGCCTGTTGGAAAGGTAGCCTTCATTGTTCTCCTTCTCCTGGTAGTTTTCTTCGGCTATCGGGCATACTACCGCCGCATGTACGACGAGGAGTTTATTGCCGACCGATATGCAGCAGATGCGCTGCGACGCTGCTACCAGATCAGAGACCCGGGGACCATCCTCCAGAACCTGCTCTCCAGCCTGCGGGCCGGGGCGGCGTCCGCACGCCGCAAGAAACGTAGCGGCCTCCGGCGGATAGTTCCGGATCTCATCTCCTCAGAGCCTGGCTACCATCCATCCATCTCTGAGCGCGTACAGAGTATCAGGGATCTGGCAGGCCGCGAGGACAGGATCCCTGTTGCATGCCACTCGGATACGGACCTCTCACGTTGAGGTATGCTCTTTTACTGCACCTCAAAGCCCGGGCTTCCGGGCCTGCTGGTGCAGCTCCCCGCTACCCTGCCCTTTGGGATATTTGCTCAAATTTGCAAGCCTGATCTTGCACCGGGGATACAAGAAGACCTTAAATTTAGAACCTGCCTCGCATCTCTAAAGATCTATAAAAATAGGTTTAATAGAACCTATTGCAAATAGAGGTATTGAGGGGTGCTGGTTATTACAGTTGTAGCGTTTGCTCACCACAAAGGTGGCACAGGAAAAACGACATCGTGTCTCAATGTCGCAGGATACCTCCAGAAGGACGGAAAAAGGGTTTTGGTGGTGGACTGCGACCCGCAGGCCAACGCCACTGCGGGGCTGGGGATTAACCCCGAGACCCTTGAGTTGAGCATGTATGATGTCTTTATGAGCGTCTTTGAGGGGTTTCCTGACGTAACAATCAACGACGTTCTCGTTCCCACGACATCGGGAGTTGACCTGGCTCCGGCAACCCTTGACCTCGTAGGGGTTGAACCCTACCTCTACAGCATCGAGGACCGGGCAGGGCTTCTCAGGGAGGCGCTCGCCGGGGTGAAGGATGCCTACGACTTCATCCTGATCGATACGCCCCCGAGCATGGGTCAGTTTGTCATCAACGGCCTTGTCGCTGCAGACCACACCATTGTCACCCTCGACCCCGGCACCTTCGCCCTCAAAGGTATGGAAGCGCTTTCAACAGTCTTTGGCGACATCCGGGAGATGCTCGGAGAGAACGTCACCGCAGATTTCGCTATCCTGACCCGCTGGAAGGGCTCCGGCGATCAGGATGCCGGGACAGGCGGCCTTGCCCTCTTCCTGAAACGGATCTTCTCTCCCGGTCCCTCCGTGGAAGAGGAGAAGGAGAGGGAGCGGTTGAAGACGTTTGAGAACGAGGTCAGAAAAGCATTCAAGCAGGTGTTTACGGTCTCTTACTCGCCTGCAATATATGAGACACAGCAACATGGACTTCCCATCTCCCACTACGCACCCGAGAGCGATGCTGGCAGGGAATATCGGGCAATAACAACCGCGATTCGGGAACTGGATGAGAAAAGGAGGATGTAATCGATGATCGATAAACCTGGAAGAAAAGCACTGTTTACCGGACCGGTTGTGCCGGGTACGACCGGACAAGGACCGGTGGTATTGCCCGAAGCGGTCGAGGCGGCACTCAATGCCGGGATCGATGGCGACACCTCGGTGAGGATCGACCTC is a genomic window of Methanoculleus bourgensis MS2 containing:
- a CDS encoding M48 family metalloprotease, coding for MFATNDHSRLYRIFGELQEVGLIDRGRRLVQCPFTFSMRGCPALNSIRYRRAFYERNLSRASDDALRFVLLHEEGHVRMGSSRVSALLALPFLLYLILLHQPFPQVGGLPVGKVAFIVLLLLVVFFGYRAYYRRMYDEEFIADRYAADALRRCYQIRDPGTILQNLLSSLRAGAASARRKKRSGLRRIVPDLISSEPGYHPSISERVQSIRDLAGREDRIPVACHSDTDLSR
- a CDS encoding ParA family protein, with amino-acid sequence MLVITVVAFAHHKGGTGKTTSCLNVAGYLQKDGKRVLVVDCDPQANATAGLGINPETLELSMYDVFMSVFEGFPDVTINDVLVPTTSGVDLAPATLDLVGVEPYLYSIEDRAGLLREALAGVKDAYDFILIDTPPSMGQFVINGLVAADHTIVTLDPGTFALKGMEALSTVFGDIREMLGENVTADFAILTRWKGSGDQDAGTGGLALFLKRIFSPGPSVEEEKERERLKTFENEVRKAFKQVFTVSYSPAIYETQQHGLPISHYAPESDAGREYRAITTAIRELDEKRRM